The sequence AGCCCGTGCTCTCGCTGGCGCTTTCCGAATAAGATCCGTGGCTGCGACGAAGAAAGGTCACCGGTGAACGAGCGAGATCAGACAGAGACCGACCGAGAGAACAGGAGATCGCAGCTCCTGGGATTGCTGACTGAACGACGTGAGCGGCTCGCCGCCCAGATCCGTCGCGCGCTCGCTGAGCGGCGGGAGGAGTCCCAGATGCGGGACGCGCCGGGTTCTCACGGCTGGGGCGCGGCCCCTGAGGGGAATATCAGTCTGGCCATGGTGGCGCAGCAGCAGCAACAGCTCTCCCAGATCGACACGGCCATCCATCGCCACCAGGCGGGGACGTACGGCCGCTGTGTCGGCTGCGGCGAGGAGATCCCCCTCCCCCGCCTCCAGGCCCTGCCCTTCGCCCAACGTTGCGCAGGCTGCCAGGAAGAGTGGGAAGCAGAAAAGCGATGATGCAGGGAAGAGACACAATGGATGAGAGACCGGCCAGCATAGAGGAACGCAACTTGTCGAAGGCGGAATCGCTCTTGAAGAGTGCAGGGCTCATCATGCCGCCAGTACCAGAGGAGTTGATTGCGCGGTTCAGAGAGCGGAGCTCGTGGTGTTTCAGCACACGGCTTCTCAGCGTGTCGCCCTACAACATCAAACAATATGTACAGGAGGCGCTCTCCGGAAGGGTCCAGGACAGTCTGATCCTGGCCCGCGCAGGACACGGGGTCAACACATACGCGATGCACTACTTCCTCGTCCATGGGCCACTCCAGCTTTTCCTGCAAATCAGCTGGGGTGGCGCAAACATGGATTCACGGCAGACGACTGCTGAGGTGAACAAGTGCTTCCGTCTCGTGGAACGGCTCCTGGAGAGCGTCGGCGAGGGACTTCGAAGCGGTCGGCTGCGACCTGCTGATCGACTCACGGTGGTGGCGTCGAATGTCTACGGGGGATTCTGGCTTGCACCGACGGAGAACGGACCCACGCAGACCGCAGCGGCACGCTGGGACGGGTCCGCGCGAGATCCGAAGATCGTGCTGATCGAGGCTATCCGCTGGTTGACGCAAACCCATACCAGCGTGCGACCAGTCATACGGATCTCGAAATCCCAGTACATATCCGGACTGCAGTGCCGGAAACTGCTCTGGTGGATGGTACACGAACCCGAGTCGCCGGAGCTCGCCGTCGGTGAGGAGTTGCAGGTGATCTTCGAGCGAGGCAGGCGCGTCGGCGAGCTCGCGCGCACGTGCGTGCCAGGCGGTGTCCTTGTCGGCCTCCCGCACCACGAGGTCACGCACAGACTGGCCGCGACAGCGCAGGCGATCGCGGATAAAGCGCCGGTTGTCTACGAGGCGAGCTTCCTCGAGGACGGCATCTTCGTCGCCGTGGACATTCTCCAACGGCGCCGCGACGGGTTCGTCATGGCCGAGGTCAAGTCGACTCTCGACGTCAAGAATGATCACATCCCTGATGTCGCCGTCCAGGCGCACGTCGTCCGACGCGCCGGGCTCACGGTCAAGAGTGCGGAGGTCATGCACCTCAACCGCGAGTGCCGTTACCCAGACCTCTCGAACCTGTTCGTGCGCGAGAACGTCACGTCGGTGATCCGCTCCGCGGTGCGAGCCGTGCCAAAACAGGCCGGGGAGCTTGTGTCGATGCTGGCGGGTCCGCTGCCGGAGGTCAAGACCGGTCCGCACTGCACGACGCCGCATGCCTGCCCGTTCATCGAGCGATGCTGGCCTCCCCTCCCGGCTCATCACGTCAGCTCGCTCTACGGGATCCGCAAGGCCAAGGCGGAGGAGTTCGTAGCCGACGGCTACAACACGCTCTTCGATCTGCCGCGCAAGTTCGCTGCCTCGCCCGCAGCGCGTCGGCAGATTCATAGCGTCCGGACGGGTGAAATGATCGTCGAGCGTGACCTTCGCGGCGCGCTCGCTTCCCTCACTCCGCCGATCGCTTTCCTCGACTTCGAGACCGTGAACCCCGCCATCCCGGTCTGGCCGGGCTGCCGCCCTTACGCCCAGGTGCCGGTGCAGTTCAGTTGCCACGTACTCAAGGCCGACGGAGTCGAACACCACGCATGGTTGGCTGAGGGCCCAGACGACCCGCGTGAGCAGTTCGCGCGCGCGCTCATCGCGGCGTGCGCGGGCGTCAACACGGTGCTCGCCTACAACGCACCATTCGAGCGCCAGTGCATCGACGGACTGATCGAGGCACTCCCGCACGTGGAGGACGATCTGGTGGCGCTCTCGAGCCGGATCCGCGATCTTCTTCCGATTGTGCGCGACCACGTCTACCACCCGGACTTCGGAGGAAGCTTCAGTATCAAGAAGGTGCTACCGGCGCTCGTACCAGGGCTCGGCTACGACGACCTCAAGATCCAAGACGGCCGCTCGGCAGCGGCGGCGATTGAGACACTGCTACTCGGCGCCGACGCCCTCACCGCAGCACAACAGCGGAGCCTGCGGCGTGATCTGCTCCGCTACTGCGAGCGGGACACGCTCGGCATGGTACGCTTGTACGAGCGGCTCTTGAAGCTCGCCGGGATGGGCCGATAAGCACAGCATCGTATTGGTTCCCGCCTGTGCCGAGTGAGATCACTTCCTCGCGGATCTCACGAACCTAGTGGAAGCATGCTGAGCTTGTTTGCAAGACTATTTGGGCGCCTCGTCGGTGCCCTTGTTGTCCTGGCAGCCGCGACGTGGGGCGCGCTAGCGCTGTTCTATGGCAGCCTGCTGACCGAAGCATTACGCGCGCCGGTTGCAGGGCTGTTCGGCCTCTCCGGGATCGTAGCGGCGGTTGTCGTGCTGTTCTCGCGGCGGCGCTGGAGGGCGGCGGGCGCATTCGCGGCCGCGTTTCTGTTGCTGCTCGCCTGGTGGAGCACCATTCAGCCGTCCAACGATCGCGACTGGCAGCCGGAGGTCGCGGTGCTGCCTTACGCGAACATCGATGGCGACCTGATCACGCTGCACAATATTCGCAATTTCGAGTACCGTAGCGAGACCGATTTCACGCCAGGCTATTACGACAAGACCTTCGACCTGCGCAAGCTCAAGTCTGTGGACCTGGTCGCAGCCTACTGGATGGGACCGGCCATCGCCCACACGTTACTGAGTTTCGGGTTCGACGGCGGGGACCACATTGCCATCTCCATCGAGACGCGCAAGGAGCAAGGGGAGGGGTACTCGACGATCAAGGGATTTTTCAAGCAGTACGAGCTGTTCTATGTGGTGGCCGATGAGCGCGACGTCATCCGTGTACGGACGAACTATCGCAAAGATCCGCCAGAAGACGTCTACCTCTACCAGGTCCACGCGCCCATCGAGAATGGCCGGCGGGTGTTCCTGGAGTACATGCATAAGATCAACGCGCTCAAGGACAAGCCACAGTTCTACAACACGCTGACGACGAACTGCACGACCGCCGTATGGCAGAATACCCGGATCAATCCGGGTCACCTGCCTCTCTCATGGAAGCTTCTGCTGAGCGGGCATGTCCCCAAGTATCTCTATGAGGCAGGCAGGCTCGACACCCTCCTGCCGTTCGAAGATCTCAAGGAACGCTCGCGGATCAACAAGGCGGCCCAGGCAGCCGACCGTGCGCCCGACTTCTCCCGGCGGATCCGCGCCGCCCTGCCGGGCACGAAACATCACTAGCCTGCGCACAGAGCGGGTGCTAGTGTCTCAGTTCCGGGCCGCCGTCAGGTGTGTCCAATTCCGGACTGCAGGAGAAGGTTTATTCTTAGAGAGGAGGTAACTACAAGGTAGATAGGCTGAAGGCTGAAGGTTTTTAGGGACAAATCATGCGTGATCACACAAAACTCCTGACATTTGAGTTGGCTGATGAAGTAGCAATATTGGTTTATCGGGTTGAACCAAAAGCCATAGAAACCGAGAAGGTCTTGAACTGCTTGATTCGTGCCTTGCGAGATAATTCAGAGCCTTCAGCCTTCAGCCTAAACACCTGAGTAGTTACGAGAGGAGAGTGTGAGATGAGGACGACGCGTTGGAGTATTGCGAGCCGTATCGTGTTGTGCCTGTTAGTGGCGGTCGTCATCGCCGGGTGCGACTCGATCAAGGTCACTGACCGCCAGATACTCGATCCCCAAAGAAAGATCCCCAGGCCGGATCACATTCTGGTCTACGACTTCGCCGCCACGCCCGCCGACGTTCCGGCCGACTCCGCGCTTGCCGACCAGTCGGCTGTATCCCAGACGCCCCAAACCGCCGAGCACATCGAGACCGGCCGTCGGGTGGGCGCTGAAATTGCGACGAAACTGGTCGAAGAGATCCGGCGTCTAGGGTTGCCCGCAGAGCTGGCTTCGGCCGGCGTGACACCGCAGATCAACGACATCGTAATCCGGGGCTATCTCCTCTCGGTCGAGGAGGGCAGCGCCACCAAGCGCATGGCGATCGGATTCGGCGCCGGGGCATCGCGCTTGAGCGTGGCGGTCGAGGGCTATCAGATGACGGCTCAGGGGCTGCGCAAGCTCGGTTCCGGCACGGTGGGAGCCGGCGGAAGTAAGGGGCCGGGCGCCGCCGTGCCGCTCGCCATCGCCATTGCTTCCGCCAACCCGCTGGGCCTCATCGTGAGTACCGGGATGAAGGTGTACGGGGAGGCGAGCGGGAGCAGCAAGATCGAGGGCCGGGCCGAGCAGACCGCGAAGGAAATCGCCGAGGAGATGAAGCCCAGATTGCGGCAGCAGGGCTGGATCGAGTGATGGAGCCCAGGCTCGAAGGGAGAAACGGTATGAGACGAATGAGCAGAATGACCGTACAGGTTATGATGAGCCTTGCGCTGGGGGTAGCGTGCGCTGCAACAGCCGGGGCGCAGACGGCGATTGATCGAACCGTGCTGCCGATCCCGGAGCCCCAGTACCCGCACAGCACCGTGTTCAATGTCCGGAATGCCACGCCGCCGCCACGGTTAGAGGTCAAGGCGCCCGCCAAGGCGCCCAACGTCCTCATCGTGCTGATCGACGACATGGGCTTCGGCCAGTCGAGCGCCTTCGGCGGGCCCATCCAGATGCCGACGGTGGATCACCTGGCCAATGCCGGGCTGCGCTACAACGAGTTCCACACCACGGCGCTCTGCTCGCCGACCCGCACGGCGCTGCTCAGCGGCCGCAACCATCACACGAACAATATGGGCTCGATTACGGAGACCGCCACCGCCTTCCCAGGGCAAACCGGGCAGCGCCCGAACAGTGTGGCGCCGGTCGCCGAGATGCTGCGGCTCAACGGCTACAGCACGGCCGCCTTCGGCAAGTCCCACGAGACCGCAGCCTGGGAGGTCAGTCCCTCGGGCCCGACCGACCGATGGCCGACCCGCTCGGGCTTCGACAAGTTCTACGGCTTCATCGGGGGCGAGACCAACCAGTGGGCGCCGCTGCTCTATGACGGGATGAACCAGGTCGAGCCGTCGCATGACCCTAACTACAACTTCATGACCGATATGACCGATCAGGCGATCAAGTGGGTGCAAGCGGAGAAATCGCTCACACCGGACAAGCCGTTCTTCATCTACTTCGCGCCCGGCGCCACCCACGCGCCGCACCACGTGCCGAAGGAGTGGATCACGAAGTACAAGGGCAAGTTCGACCAGGGCTGGGACAAGCTGCGCGAGGAGACGCTCGCGCGTCAGATCAAATTGGGCGTGGTTCCGGCGGGCACGAAGCTCGCGCCCAAGCCCGAGGCCATCAAGGATTGGGCTACGTTAAGCCCGGATGAGAAGAAGCTTTTCGCGCGGCAGATGGAGGTGTTCGCCGGCTTCGGCGAGTATGCCGATACGGAGATCGGCCGGCTGATCCAGGCTATCGAGGCGACCGGCCAGCTCGACAACACGCTCGTCTTCTACATCGTCGGCGACAACGGGGCGAGCGCCGAAGGTGGCATGGTCGGGCTCTACAACGAGATGACTTACTTCAACGGCGTGCACGAGACCGTCGAGGACATCCTCAAGCATTACGACGAGCTTGGTGGTCCGACGACGTACCCGCACTACGCCGCCGGGTGGGCGGTCGCGGGTGACACGCCGTTCACGTGGACGAAGCAGGTCGCCTCGAGCTACGGCGGCACCCGCAACGGGATGGCGGTTCATTGGCCCAAGGGCATCACGGCGAAAGGCCAGGTGCGCTCGCAGTGGCACCACGTCATCGACATCGCGCCGACGATCCTGGAGGCGGCCGGCCTGCCCGAGCCGAAGAGCGTGAACGGGACGCCCCAGACGCCCATCGAAGGGGTGAGCCTGGCCTACACGTTTGGGGACGCTAAGGCGCCGAACCGGCATAAGACTCAGTACTTCGAGATCTTCGGCAACCGCGCCATCTACCAGGACGGCTGGCTCGCCGGCACCGTCCATAGGGCCGCGTGGGAATTCAAGGTCCGGGGGCCGCTTGAAGACGACATCTGGGAATTGTATGACACGCGGACGGACTTCAGTCTGGTGAATGATCTGGCCGCGAAGAACCCGGCGAAGCTCAAGGAAATGCAGGCTCTCTTCATAACGGAAGCGGTCAAGTACTCCGTCCTGCCCCTCGACGACCGGCTATTCGAACGCTTCAACGCCGCCATGGTCGGACGGCCGGACCTGATGGCCGGCCGCACCTCTCTGACGGTCTACCAGGGAATGACCGGGATGTCCGAGAACGTCTTCATCAACCTGAAGAACAAGTCGCACACGATCACCGCTGAAGTGGAGATCCCGAAGAACGGGGCCAACGGCGTGATCCTTGCCCAGGCGGGCCGGTTCGGCGGCTGGAGCCTCTACCTGAAGGAAGGCAAGCCGACCTACACCTACAACTGGTTGGGGCTGCAGCGGTACACGGTGGCCGCCGCACAGGCGGTACCTGCCGGAAAGGCAATCCTCCGCTTCGAGTTCGCGTATGACGGCGGCGGCCTCGGCAAGGGCGGCACGGGCACGCTCTTCGTCAACGGGAAGCAGGTAGGCACGGGGCGGATCGAACAGACCCAGTGCTGCGCCTTCTCGGCGGACGAGGGGGCCGACGTGGGCTCGGATGAGGGAACACCGGTCACCGAAGCCTACACGGTACCGTTCACGTTCACCGGCAAGATCGCCAAGGT is a genomic window of Candidatus Methylomirabilis limnetica containing:
- a CDS encoding TraR/DksA family transcriptional regulator: MNERDQTETDRENRRSQLLGLLTERRERLAAQIRRALAERREESQMRDAPGSHGWGAAPEGNISLAMVAQQQQQLSQIDTAIHRHQAGTYGRCVGCGEEIPLPRLQALPFAQRCAGCQEEWEAEKR
- a CDS encoding DUF2779 domain-containing protein; translation: MDERPASIEERNLSKAESLLKSAGLIMPPVPEELIARFRERSSWCFSTRLLSVSPYNIKQYVQEALSGRVQDSLILARAGHGVNTYAMHYFLVHGPLQLFLQISWGGANMDSRQTTAEVNKCFRLVERLLESVGEGLRSGRLRPADRLTVVASNVYGGFWLAPTENGPTQTAAARWDGSARDPKIVLIEAIRWLTQTHTSVRPVIRISKSQYISGLQCRKLLWWMVHEPESPELAVGEELQVIFERGRRVGELARTCVPGGVLVGLPHHEVTHRLAATAQAIADKAPVVYEASFLEDGIFVAVDILQRRRDGFVMAEVKSTLDVKNDHIPDVAVQAHVVRRAGLTVKSAEVMHLNRECRYPDLSNLFVRENVTSVIRSAVRAVPKQAGELVSMLAGPLPEVKTGPHCTTPHACPFIERCWPPLPAHHVSSLYGIRKAKAEEFVADGYNTLFDLPRKFAASPAARRQIHSVRTGEMIVERDLRGALASLTPPIAFLDFETVNPAIPVWPGCRPYAQVPVQFSCHVLKADGVEHHAWLAEGPDDPREQFARALIAACAGVNTVLAYNAPFERQCIDGLIEALPHVEDDLVALSSRIRDLLPIVRDHVYHPDFGGSFSIKKVLPALVPGLGYDDLKIQDGRSAAAAIETLLLGADALTAAQQRSLRRDLLRYCERDTLGMVRLYERLLKLAGMGR
- a CDS encoding Lnb N-terminal periplasmic domain-containing protein translates to MLSLFARLFGRLVGALVVLAAATWGALALFYGSLLTEALRAPVAGLFGLSGIVAAVVVLFSRRRWRAAGAFAAAFLLLLAWWSTIQPSNDRDWQPEVAVLPYANIDGDLITLHNIRNFEYRSETDFTPGYYDKTFDLRKLKSVDLVAAYWMGPAIAHTLLSFGFDGGDHIAISIETRKEQGEGYSTIKGFFKQYELFYVVADERDVIRVRTNYRKDPPEDVYLYQVHAPIENGRRVFLEYMHKINALKDKPQFYNTLTTNCTTAVWQNTRINPGHLPLSWKLLLSGHVPKYLYEAGRLDTLLPFEDLKERSRINKAAQAADRAPDFSRRIRAALPGTKHH
- a CDS encoding DUF4410 domain-containing protein — its product is MRTTRWSIASRIVLCLLVAVVIAGCDSIKVTDRQILDPQRKIPRPDHILVYDFAATPADVPADSALADQSAVSQTPQTAEHIETGRRVGAEIATKLVEEIRRLGLPAELASAGVTPQINDIVIRGYLLSVEEGSATKRMAIGFGAGASRLSVAVEGYQMTAQGLRKLGSGTVGAGGSKGPGAAVPLAIAIASANPLGLIVSTGMKVYGEASGSSKIEGRAEQTAKEIAEEMKPRLRQQGWIE
- a CDS encoding arylsulfatase produces the protein MMSLALGVACAATAGAQTAIDRTVLPIPEPQYPHSTVFNVRNATPPPRLEVKAPAKAPNVLIVLIDDMGFGQSSAFGGPIQMPTVDHLANAGLRYNEFHTTALCSPTRTALLSGRNHHTNNMGSITETATAFPGQTGQRPNSVAPVAEMLRLNGYSTAAFGKSHETAAWEVSPSGPTDRWPTRSGFDKFYGFIGGETNQWAPLLYDGMNQVEPSHDPNYNFMTDMTDQAIKWVQAEKSLTPDKPFFIYFAPGATHAPHHVPKEWITKYKGKFDQGWDKLREETLARQIKLGVVPAGTKLAPKPEAIKDWATLSPDEKKLFARQMEVFAGFGEYADTEIGRLIQAIEATGQLDNTLVFYIVGDNGASAEGGMVGLYNEMTYFNGVHETVEDILKHYDELGGPTTYPHYAAGWAVAGDTPFTWTKQVASSYGGTRNGMAVHWPKGITAKGQVRSQWHHVIDIAPTILEAAGLPEPKSVNGTPQTPIEGVSLAYTFGDAKAPNRHKTQYFEIFGNRAIYQDGWLAGTVHRAAWEFKVRGPLEDDIWELYDTRTDFSLVNDLAAKNPAKLKEMQALFITEAVKYSVLPLDDRLFERFNAAMVGRPDLMAGRTSLTVYQGMTGMSENVFINLKNKSHTITAEVEIPKNGANGVILAQAGRFGGWSLYLKEGKPTYTYNWLGLQRYTVAAAQAVPAGKAILRFEFAYDGGGLGKGGTGTLFVNGKQVGTGRIEQTQCCAFSADEGADVGSDEGTPVTEAYTVPFTFTGKIAKVTIELKEVKMADKEETERGRKMATLKKALSD